The genomic interval CCGCCAGTCATTAATCTTTTCCGGGCATGAAGAATATCGCTGAACCAGTGTTCATTCAGACTCTCATCTCGAAAGCGTCCGTTAAAACTCTCAATAAATCCGTTCTGTGTCAGCTTTCCCGGCTGGATAAGCCGCAGCTCCCCACCATGCTCAAAAGCCCATTGCTCGAGCATGCGGCAGGTAAATTCCGGGCCCTGATCGGTTCTTATTGTCGCCGGATAGCCCCTAAACAGGACGATGCTGTCCAGAATACGCGTGACCTGAACGCCTGAAATACCGAAAGCAGCGGTGATTGTCAGACACTCCTTCGTGAAATCATCCACACAGGTCAGGCACTTGATCCTCCGACCGTTGGCCAGTGCGTCCATAACGAAATCCATCGACCATGTCAGGTTCGGTGCATCCGGGCGCAGAAGCGGAAACCGTTCGGTTGCCAGCCCTTTACGGCGTCGTCTGCGTTTTACGCTCAGTCCATTAAGTTGGTAAATACGGTATACCGCTTGTGATTGACGTGAAGGCCCTCCCGACGCAGCAGCTGCCAGATGCGGCGGTAGCCATAACGCCTGCGCTCCAGTGCCGGCTAAGTGATGCGCCCTGATAAATGCGCATCAGCCGCCGGACGTTGCGACAGACCGGTCGCATCACACCTAAACTCAACGGCTTCCCGCTTCTGGTCTGTCGTCAGTACTTTCGCCCCAGAGCCACCTGAAGTGCCTCCTTATCCAGCATGGCTTCGGCAAGTAGCTTCTTGAGGCGGGCGTTCTCTTCCTCAAGCGACTTCAGGCGCTTAACCTCGGGCACTTCCATACTTCTTACGCCCGGTGTAAAAGGTAGCGTCTGAAGTAGCATGCTTGCGTCAGAGTTCCCGAGCAGAAACCCCGGCTTCGGGCTCGCGAAGGATATTAATGATCTGTTCGCCGGAAAAAAGCTAATTTATGGGGATGTCCTCACATGACTTATTAAGACATTACTAACATCACGATGTATTAATCAACGGGAAGCTGGTTATCTCATCTTTCTCCCCCAGGTTGCGAACATATCAATCTGAGTGATGATTACGTCTGGCGTAATAATATTAAGCCAGGGTCCGGAAAATAGCGCTCATTACGCACTGTCGATACCGCATTGTACAAAAACAGTCTTAGCTGGGGATATTTTCCGTTTTCCAAGCGAACTTCGCAAATTACTCTTCTGCCGGTAACTGATTAATTTTTTTAAGAATACCGCGTTGCATACTGATAGCTCCCCTGGTTTTTAACTCTCCCAGGATTCTCATCACCGTGCTACGGGAAAGCTGTGTTTTGCTACAGATATACTGCTCTGCTGCCATGGACTCGCGAATATGCTCTGGTTTACTCATTAATTCAAACAGTTGCATCCGCACGATGTCATAGCTGGATGGCATCGTGAGCTTCAGAAAGACTTCCATCATCATGCTGGCTACGGTCACAATGTGTTGAGAAAAAGTGTCCCAAAGCTGGTAGCGGGTTAGGAGTTCATACATGCGTTCTCTATTAATAATCGCAATTTCAGCCGGCTCGATAACTTTCAAGATGTAACTTGACCTGGATTCTGGATGAAGCGGAACTAATCCCCTTATTGTTGGCGCTTCCAGAATTTCAAAGAGAACATTTCCCTCTGCCCGAGACAGGGAAACGACACCACTGCGAACAAAGTAACATTCATTATTTCGCGCTACCGTCATCGTAAAACGCCGTCCGGTCGAGAAGGTTTTATACTCAAGGTCCTGGGACAGCGCGTTTAATAATATATTGATGTAGGTTAAGTCAATTTTACTTGATTTAGGTCCGTATATATTTTTGTTCATCTTCTTTTCTGCAAATGAAGAGATATTGTGAAATGTATCAAATTATGACAAAAACCCCTCCTCTCATGCAAGCTTGCATCATAACCATATGTAAAGTAGGTTATTCTGCATGAGTGGTGTTCTCAAGGTTCATATCAGTAGTTTAAACGTCCAGTTTCAAAATAGTTCGATATTTAGACCACCGCCAATTCACGCATGACTTTTGTTGAAACGTCGTATCTCGTTTTAATTCTGCTTCCGAGCCGGAATGTGGATGAAACAGGAGTTTAAGCTCGTTAACTAAGCTTTTAATTCTGTTAAATGTGTGAAAATCATCACTGAAAAAAGATATATTTTTCATGGAACATCCTTGTCGATAAAAAAGCCGGGATTAACCGGCTGTCCGTTGAGCGAAAATGAGAATGAGCTTCTCCTGAAGTAGATTATTCAGCTGTTTCCGGGCAGATGAACCGGGGGTCTTCAAGCCACATCCTTTGAGCCCTTATACAAAGTTCATTTAATTCAGGCCGATGCTGCGCGCGCATGATGGTTATCAGGCTGTAGTAAACCGAGGGATCGTTATGCACCCGCAGGTAGTCTTCGCCCCACTCGCGGAACCTGTCCAGCAACGCTGGGTCATGCGTAAAGTTAAAACGTACCAGCAAGGCGACATGCCTGTCGAAATCCAGTCGGGTAAACTGGCTATAGGGGTTAAGCAGCGAGCTGACCGTATGTTGTTCATCTCCCACCAGTGGGAGAAGATTTTGTTCTTCAATTGCAGTTAACCGCGCCTGAGTCTGCACGCCGGTCAGCATAAAAACGAGGATGGCTAACACCGGTGCGCCGAGCGCAATGCGCCACAGCCATCCGTAAGGTTTTTGTCTTTCCCCACACACTTTTTCTTTGATGACCCTGGGACCGTTCACTACCAACAGCATGATCAGCATCAGGCCATGCGTCGCGGACTGGTAGAGCGGATATTCCAGGTTCATATGCACCGCCAGGGGCACCAGCAGCGCCGCGCCAGCGAACTTCGTGCCGCCCCTGGACCACAGGCGCCGGAAGACGCCTGCTACCATCAGCAAAATACCCAGCACTGCAGCCAGGCCACCTTCAGCCCAGGCGTATAAAAATTCATTGTGGGGATAGGGGATGGTGTCGTTATCAAGCCCCAGGGGCAACAGCCGGGCCTGCTGGCCATAAAGTACTTCGAAACTGCCGTAGCCGTTCCCTGCGACAGGATGATGTTGGATAAGCTGCCAGGTCAGCTTGAGCATAGTCAAACGGGACAGGGTGGAGCTTGGTTTGAGCGATGGGGTTATGTCTGGAAAGAGCAAGGGCCCCGCATACAGCCAAAAAAGTCCCATCGCGGTTCCCGCGGCCATAATTGTAATGGCTAACACCGCATGATTTTTTTTATGCTTTATCACCAGTAAAAGAAGCATTAGCACGGAGGCAATGGCGCCAATATTCCCCGCACGGCTTTGCAAAATAACCATAACGAGCGGAATAACAAAAAGCACGGTACCGCTAATATAGCGGCGAAAGCGTTCACGTTTTTGCACAAAGATCCACAGCGCGCATGCAAGCCCGGTCGCCAAAAAAGAGGCAAGAACGTTCGTTTGCTGGAAGCTGCCGTAGGGACGACCGCGAGGAAGTTCCGCCAGATTTTGTACCTGCCAAAGCGCGTAGGCCGCCTGCATAAGCGCAGCGCAGACGATGATGAGCAGCCAGCGTGAACGCAGTCGCGAGCATGAAGTCATACAAAGTAGCAGGATATAAAACCCCACCATGCCCCACAGCGCGGCTACTTTTGGGATGGCGTTGAACTGCCAGTCCGTTCGGGGTGACCAGAGCAGAGGCAGGGACCAGAACACCGCACCGGCAATGATCAGGGCAGAACCGGGCGGAAGCACGGGCTCTGCTTTACCCTGCCAGGAGAAAAGATAGATACACCATAGTGCGGCCAGTGACATTACCGACCAGGCCAGCAGATTTTGCGGCAGCGCAAGGCCCGCCCCACCATGATTCGGCAGGACAAACATCAACCCACAGCACATCCAGAGAAATAACAAAAGTGTCACACCTTTATTAATCTGTTTTATCATATCAGTCCGCTGATTAAAAATACGAACGGGATATTTATTCTTTTTTTTATTATTTAAAACAGATAATACTGGCGAGAACATATTTCACTCTACAATATAAGAAATGAAGATTCTGACGCAATAATTACGTCAGGGTTTATGTTGATGAATAATTATTGCTGAGTCATAACCAACACGGCGCTTGCGGTAAATGCCCCGGTAGGGACATCGCCAACATCAACCGTTGGGTCACGCACGGCCTGGAAAGATAAATCAAGCGTATTCGAACCGGAAAGAAAAGTAACCGGCGTAACATCCGTGGAGGCAAGCGTTTTGCCATTATAAATAATTGCCACACCAAGTCCGTTAGCGGTGGATTTCACTATCTGAGTTCCCGTTATGGATATTGGAGTATAGTTCAACTGCATATTTACCGTCACATCAACGCCGCCGGTACAGTTAACATTAACCAGAATATGCTTGACTGAACCGACTCCAGGTGTGGTGGTTAACTGAGAACGATCGACTGTCCCCAGGTTTACATTCAGTGCGTTCCCGCTGTTGAGGGTGCAGGCTGTGTCTGGCGTTGGTGTAGGCGGAAGAGGGGTATCACCACGACAAGTTACGCTATTTAAACTATAGTAATTCCCTGCATCATCCTTTAATGAGTAGCAATTATAAACGGTCTTATTGTAAAGATAAGCACTTGTGTTTCTATCAGAAGTGCTTACATAAAGACTTTGTTCGCTTATAGATTTATCTGACGAAATATATACTCTGGAGCTTTCATTAAACATGGCTTGCGACCAGTTTCCTGGAGGATAAGCATATAATATGACTGTATAATATCCTGAATGCGGTACGTAGTTACCCACGCCGTGTATGTAACATGCACCTCCTTTAAAGACAGCAATTTGTGTTGTAACGTTGCCAGTTCCGCAAACAAAACCTGAACTATTCATGTCAGGTCGAAATCCGGCGGCTCCGCTTATGCCGGCCTCGGCTTGGTTTACAAAAAAAATAGTAATGGCGCACATGAGCCCAATGAGTAACTTGACTGTTTTCTGTGATTTTTTAAAAAAATCATAAGTACCCATGAATTATTTCCTCTTAATATTACGGATAAGCCATTTCAAAAGTCGCCGTCGCGGAAAAATCTCCCGGCGTTATCGACTGTTTCTCCATGGCCTCCGGCTCTCCGGTGACATAGGCCTTAAAGATAAAGCTGTTGCTACCGTTGGCCAATGTAAGTGCTGACGTGGCCTGGTTCAGCGGGACCGGTACCCCCTGTGCGGTTTCAAGGCCAACGGCAATGCCCGCCGCCGTACCTGTTACCGCCAGATAACCCGGCAGCGCCGTATTTTGCGTTCCCTTAAAGGTAAAGGTGACACTATTACCTAATGTGGTATCACAGCCCGTCAGGCTGATTGTGAACGGTACGCTTGCCGAACGGGTATAGAGATAAATGTCTTTTTCTATCACCGATTTAAAATCAACGGTGAGATCGCTGGTCTGCGGGTCCAGCTCGCATGGATCGCTGACCAGCGTGCCGCTGAATTTCATATTGCTATCCGTGGCCTGTGCGCAGCCCAGGCTGACATAAGCTATTGCCAGGCTGGCAATAAAAATTAATATAGGTTTCACTGGTACTCCGCCGTTAAGGTTGCCGTGGCGCTAAAAGTCTGGGCCGTCAGCTCTTTAGTCGGGTCTTTCACCGGAACCGCTTTTAATGTCAGGGTCCGCAAACCGCTCAGGGTGGTTTTTAGCGGCTGATTAAGCTTCATGGCCTGACCGTTGGCCTGGATCTCAATACCCAGCCCTTCTGCTGAAGTGGTGAGCGCTGCGTCATCGTAGGTTGTTGTCGTGCCGCTTACCGTCAGGTTTATCAGGGTGCTGTCCTGTGCTCCCTGGCAGTCAACCGTGTAGGGGATGGTTTGCATAAAGTTGACGCCGTCCACTTTTTTGACCCCAACGTTGCCAAAGGTAATATCCATAATCTGGTCATTATTGACCTTACAGGGAGTATTGATTAAAAAACGGCCCTGAAAGTCGAAGGTTACCGAGTCTCCAGTCTGCTCAGCCTGCGCTACGCTAACCAGCATGCTTACGGCGGCGAATAAGGTTACGGCTGGCTTAATGTGCATTGTTCAGGAGCCTCAGTTAAATGCCAGCGTCAGAGTTGCGGAGGCGGAAAACGTATCCCCGCTGACGAGGTTATGGTCGTTGGTGGTGCCTGTCTGTACCAGCTGCACCTGAAGTTTTGGCTGCGCGTTTTCATTGACGGTGAACCATTCCCCCATATTCTTCGCGACGCCATCGACCAACAGCTCGATGCCTACAATCCCGTTGCCGGTACTCAGCACTTGGGTGCTGTTATAGGTTTCATAGCTGCCGGTAGCGGAAGTTAATTTCATCTGTAACAGGCCTTTGCTATCCCCGGTACAGGAAAAGCTGCTGATCAGCGGCATTAGATAACTTCCGTCTAGTTCAACGGTATTGGTGCCGCTGCCTTTGAGCTTTACCTCTTTAAAATCCACGCGCAGCGTGCCACCCTGGTCGAAGGTGCATGACCCATTGGCGACCACCGTGCCGGACATATTGATATCCATAGAATACTTATCGCCCGTGTTAGCGAGTGCAACTGGCCCTTTTAACAACAGGGCTGGCATCATAATAGCCATGACAAGGGCAGAAATACGCATTGGGCGCTTACTCATAACTCATTCCAAAATCAACGGTTGCTTTGAACTCGCCCCAGGAGAGCGGCGCTTTAGTACGCACGGGAACCACTCGGCAAATGACCAGCAGGGCTGGCCAGCAGAGTGCATTCCGGGCGTATCCGTTCTCCATTGAACGACAATCGAGTCGTTAACCCGCTTTGACGCTGCTGACTGAACAGGTGTTGCCACTGCAGGAAAAGTTAAGCTGCGGGCGACCGCCAAAATCATTTATAAAGGTCAGCACCGGCTGGCTGCCGAGCGCAGAGGCGCTAACCCCCAGTGAAGAGGAGCTTTTCGGGGCGATCATGATTGGCTTAAAGCTGGTAAGGTTTGCTCCCTTCGGTGAAGTGGACGCCGCCACAATTGTCACGTAGTACGGCGTGGGGTTATTGATCTGGTAGCTGTCGCCCTGACGGCTTAGCGTCAGTCTCTTCTGAGCTTCGTTGTCATCGCCCCGGGGAATTTCGATTCCCTGCGGACGGTAGAACATTTTCACACGCGTCTGCAACGCCAGCTGGAGCGTATTAGGTTTGTCGCTTTTCGGCGGAATTTCACGCACGTTGAAGTAGAACAGGGATTCGCGATCTTTCGGCAGAACGTCAAGCGCGCCGGTGGTCTGAATTTTAACCTGGCCCTTCGCGCCGGGCTCAACGCGCTGTAGCGGAGGGAGTGCCGTTATCGGTGACTCAATTTTGTTTCCCTTTTCATCCTCAATCCACGACTGCGCAAGGTAAGGCAGGGCTTTATTCTGGTTTGTGATGTTGAGGGACAGCGAGTTTTGCGCCCCGTTATAAATGACGCGGGTCCGATCCAGCGCGATGGCGGCATGCGCCTGCTGAGCTAAGATAATTAGCGTGACGGCACTCAGGGTTAATTTCATTCGCATGGCTATTGTCTTCATGGAAGTTTCACTTTTTCACTGAAAAAAACATTAGGGTTAAGCGCATCCATTCCAGATATCACTGTGCATTTCCTCTGCCACAGATACGTTATTTCTTACCACTACAATGCCGTGCAGGGCAGTAGCAGGCCCTTGCCCAGCGCCGGTAATGGAGAAGGCAGATCGATACGGCACTGCACGCCATCGTTCCAGCTCACTTTCATCTGCTCGCCTGCCCGAATGCCTGACAGCCAGACGCTACCTTCTTCACCGATAATGCCTGTTTGCGAGCCCTGCAGATTGCGAATTTCAGCCCCGAACGGCGGTGAACTGCCATCTGCCAGTTTCACCACTGCCATGGATTTTTCTCCGGCCAGGATGCCAAATTTACGGTACCCGATGGCCCCTTCGGTGAGCGTACCTTCTACTACCGAACGGGTGGCATCTACGTTTTCTGGCAGCTTATCGAGATCCACGTTGACGCTGTTGTGGTAGTAGCTGCTGATGTCGCTCACCACCGCTTTACCAAAGTAATTGGCATGTGACACGCCCCCCCCGGAGGTGCGGACAGGCACGCCGCTTACACCGCCGGTATCAACCATCATTCTTGTGCCGCCAATAGTATTGGTGCGATGCAGTGCCGCGCCTTGCGCGGTAGCGGTCATCCCCCCCTGAAGCGACAGTCCCGCGGCGCTGTAATCGTTACCCGTAAAACTGGCGTTGGCCGTCATGCTGGCTAAGTCTCCGTCGTGAGTGTAATAGCCGCTGCCCGTTCCCAGCCCATCGGAGGTCGTACCTGCGTTAATTCGGTAATTATTGTTATCATCAATGCGATTATAGTATCCCAACGTATTGCTGGTTTTACCCCCGCTGGACTGTCCGCTGTAGCTGAGCGTACCGTTATTCCCCCATGGGACGGACAGACTCAGATACATACCGTCGTCGTTTGAATTTTCATACTGCGTGCGGTAGGCCGACAGGCTAAGGCTAACGTTCTTAAAACTTCCTACATCGAAATAGTTCGAAACGGACAGGTTCCAGGTATCGCTCGGTTTACGGTCCCAGTAGGTCTGGTGGCTATAGTTGAGATAAGCGCTGGCATTCAACGAGCGGAACTGTTTGTTCATGGTGATGGTATACAGCTCTTTATCATCGCCATCGCTGTTGTTTTCGTGGTAGCGCTTGTCGAGATATTCGGTCATGTTCATAAATTCACGCTGGGAGAAGCGATACCCTGCGAAGGTCACCTGACTGTCATATTCATCAAAGCGTTTTGAATAGCTGACGCGGAAAGATTTGCCGCTCAAAGTCTCCTCATGCGGAAGCTTTGCCTGCGACTGGGTGACGTCTATAGAGATCGCGCCAAAAGCCAGCAGGTCGCGCCCAAGGCCAATCGACAGAGCGTTGTAGTCCCCGGCAAACAGGCCGCCGCCGTACAGAGACCAGCCGTTATTGATGCCCCAGGAAAACTCGCTGGCTGCAAATTCCGGGCCCTGTGCGTGATGGTCATTTTCCGAGGGCTTGCCCGCTGCGAATTTGTAGCGCACCAGCCCCGGACGGGTCAGGTAGGGTATGCTCGCGGTGTCCACCTGGAAGGTGTGCACGGCACCATCCTGTTCTTCAACTTTGACATCCAGCTTACCGGTTACGGCAGAATTCAGGTCCTGAATCCGGAACGGACCGGAGGCGACGGTAGTTTCATAGATCACGCGGCCCTGTTGGCTAACTGTGACTTTTGCATTGGTTTTTGCCACGCCGACCACCTCCGGCGCATAGCCGCGCAGGTTAGAAGGCAGCTGATTATCATCGGTGTTCAGGCTTGCCCCGCGAAACTGGAAGCTGTCGAACATGGCAGAATCCAGCGACGTTTCGCCGAGAATCAGTTTTGCACGTAGGGAGGTAATGGCACGGTACGCGTAGTAGCGGCTCCAGTCCCAGTTTTTCTGCGTGCTGCTGTTTTGCCCATTGGCCTGGGTGTACTGAGCCTGCCAGTCTGCACGCAGACGCCACGGCCCGGCGTTCACGCCCGTTGTGCCGTTGCCGCTAACCGCACGTGTATGACCCTGATCCTTCTGCTTACTGGTCATGGCATTAACATTGTAGTCAAACAGCATGCCCGGAATACCGTTATCCCAGCGCGAAGGGGGATCCCAGGTTTCAGAAGTGTATTCCATATAGGCCTGTGGCACGTTGATATAGAGCACTCCGCTGCCCAGATCGGGCGTAGCCGTTACGCCGTCGAGAGAGTGAAGTTCAAGGCATTCTCCTTTGTGCCACCAGGTCGTTTTTTTCAGCGCGTCTTCTTTGAAGCCAAACTGTTTCACTAATTCCGGCGTCAGGCAGGCCTCGCTCCCCTTGGGGTTATCCTCAGGAGCGAAAAATTCGACCTGCTGGTCCGGCAAGTCAGATTTATTCACACGCACGGTCAGCTGATATTTCCCTGGCATCAGATAACCTGCCTTTGAGAATTGGCTGAGGTCTATACTGGTGCGATCTTTGACATCCAGCACATCGGTGTTGAACTGCACGTCATCTCCGGCTTGCGCGCCACGCATCACAAACAGGGCCAGAAGGATACTTACCGTAACCGGGTGTAATGCGCCCCAGAACGGAAGCGGATGATGATCGCTTGCGACCGATGACATGATTTTTAAATGCTTTCTCATTTTAGCCATCCTCACAGGTAATCCGTTTTGAAACGCAAAACGGCGTTATAAATACCCGTTTTAAACGGCGCATGATTTCTGACCAGGCGTAGCGTGTAGTCCAGATGCTGTGAACCACGTTTCAGAATGCCTGCGGGTAACGGCTTACCGGGTTGGGCAATGTTTCCAACGGCATCGGCCATCTGCAAGCCAACA from Enterobacter sp. JBIWA008 carries:
- a CDS encoding fimbrial protein, translating into MKPILIFIASLAIAYVSLGCAQATDSNMKFSGTLVSDPCELDPQTSDLTVDFKSVIEKDIYLYTRSASVPFTISLTGCDTTLGNSVTFTFKGTQNTALPGYLAVTGTAAGIAVGLETAQGVPVPLNQATSALTLANGSNSFIFKAYVTGEPEAMEKQSITPGDFSATATFEMAYP
- a CDS encoding outer membrane usher protein encodes the protein MRKHLKIMSSVASDHHPLPFWGALHPVTVSILLALFVMRGAQAGDDVQFNTDVLDVKDRTSIDLSQFSKAGYLMPGKYQLTVRVNKSDLPDQQVEFFAPEDNPKGSEACLTPELVKQFGFKEDALKKTTWWHKGECLELHSLDGVTATPDLGSGVLYINVPQAYMEYTSETWDPPSRWDNGIPGMLFDYNVNAMTSKQKDQGHTRAVSGNGTTGVNAGPWRLRADWQAQYTQANGQNSSTQKNWDWSRYYAYRAITSLRAKLILGETSLDSAMFDSFQFRGASLNTDDNQLPSNLRGYAPEVVGVAKTNAKVTVSQQGRVIYETTVASGPFRIQDLNSAVTGKLDVKVEEQDGAVHTFQVDTASIPYLTRPGLVRYKFAAGKPSENDHHAQGPEFAASEFSWGINNGWSLYGGGLFAGDYNALSIGLGRDLLAFGAISIDVTQSQAKLPHEETLSGKSFRVSYSKRFDEYDSQVTFAGYRFSQREFMNMTEYLDKRYHENNSDGDDKELYTITMNKQFRSLNASAYLNYSHQTYWDRKPSDTWNLSVSNYFDVGSFKNVSLSLSAYRTQYENSNDDGMYLSLSVPWGNNGTLSYSGQSSGGKTSNTLGYYNRIDDNNNYRINAGTTSDGLGTGSGYYTHDGDLASMTANASFTGNDYSAAGLSLQGGMTATAQGAALHRTNTIGGTRMMVDTGGVSGVPVRTSGGGVSHANYFGKAVVSDISSYYHNSVNVDLDKLPENVDATRSVVEGTLTEGAIGYRKFGILAGEKSMAVVKLADGSSPPFGAEIRNLQGSQTGIIGEEGSVWLSGIRAGEQMKVSWNDGVQCRIDLPSPLPALGKGLLLPCTAL
- a CDS encoding fimbrial protein, producing MHIKPAVTLFAAVSMLVSVAQAEQTGDSVTFDFQGRFLINTPCKVNNDQIMDITFGNVGVKKVDGVNFMQTIPYTVDCQGAQDSTLINLTVSGTTTTYDDAALTTSAEGLGIEIQANGQAMKLNQPLKTTLSGLRTLTLKAVPVKDPTKELTAQTFSATATLTAEYQ
- a CDS encoding PglL family O-oligosaccharyltransferase, giving the protein MFSPVLSVLNNKKKNKYPVRIFNQRTDMIKQINKGVTLLLFLWMCCGLMFVLPNHGGAGLALPQNLLAWSVMSLAALWCIYLFSWQGKAEPVLPPGSALIIAGAVFWSLPLLWSPRTDWQFNAIPKVAALWGMVGFYILLLCMTSCSRLRSRWLLIIVCAALMQAAYALWQVQNLAELPRGRPYGSFQQTNVLASFLATGLACALWIFVQKRERFRRYISGTVLFVIPLVMVILQSRAGNIGAIASVLMLLLLVIKHKKNHAVLAITIMAAGTAMGLFWLYAGPLLFPDITPSLKPSSTLSRLTMLKLTWQLIQHHPVAGNGYGSFEVLYGQQARLLPLGLDNDTIPYPHNEFLYAWAEGGLAAVLGILLMVAGVFRRLWSRGGTKFAGAALLVPLAVHMNLEYPLYQSATHGLMLIMLLVVNGPRVIKEKVCGERQKPYGWLWRIALGAPVLAILVFMLTGVQTQARLTAIEEQNLLPLVGDEQHTVSSLLNPYSQFTRLDFDRHVALLVRFNFTHDPALLDRFREWGEDYLRVHNDPSVYYSLITIMRAQHRPELNELCIRAQRMWLEDPRFICPETAE
- a CDS encoding MrfF, translating into MSKRPMRISALVMAIMMPALLLKGPVALANTGDKYSMDINMSGTVVANGSCTFDQGGTLRVDFKEVKLKGSGTNTVELDGSYLMPLISSFSCTGDSKGLLQMKLTSATGSYETYNSTQVLSTGNGIVGIELLVDGVAKNMGEWFTVNENAQPKLQVQLVQTGTTNDHNLVSGDTFSASATLTLAFN
- a CDS encoding fimbria/pilus periplasmic chaperone, with product MRMKLTLSAVTLIILAQQAHAAIALDRTRVIYNGAQNSLSLNITNQNKALPYLAQSWIEDEKGNKIESPITALPPLQRVEPGAKGQVKIQTTGALDVLPKDRESLFYFNVREIPPKSDKPNTLQLALQTRVKMFYRPQGIEIPRGDDNEAQKRLTLSRQGDSYQINNPTPYYVTIVAASTSPKGANLTSFKPIMIAPKSSSSLGVSASALGSQPVLTFINDFGGRPQLNFSCSGNTCSVSSVKAG
- a CDS encoding fimbrial protein gives rise to the protein MGTYDFFKKSQKTVKLLIGLMCAITIFFVNQAEAGISGAAGFRPDMNSSGFVCGTGNVTTQIAVFKGGACYIHGVGNYVPHSGYYTVILYAYPPGNWSQAMFNESSRVYISSDKSISEQSLYVSTSDRNTSAYLYNKTVYNCYSLKDDAGNYYSLNSVTCRGDTPLPPTPTPDTACTLNSGNALNVNLGTVDRSQLTTTPGVGSVKHILVNVNCTGGVDVTVNMQLNYTPISITGTQIVKSTANGLGVAIIYNGKTLASTDVTPVTFLSGSNTLDLSFQAVRDPTVDVGDVPTGAFTASAVLVMTQQ
- a CDS encoding helix-turn-helix domain-containing protein, which encodes MNKNIYGPKSSKIDLTYINILLNALSQDLEYKTFSTGRRFTMTVARNNECYFVRSGVVSLSRAEGNVLFEILEAPTIRGLVPLHPESRSSYILKVIEPAEIAIINRERMYELLTRYQLWDTFSQHIVTVASMMMEVFLKLTMPSSYDIVRMQLFELMSKPEHIRESMAAEQYICSKTQLSRSTVMRILGELKTRGAISMQRGILKKINQLPAEE